The nucleotide window CCGAAACCCGTGATGTGCTGAACCAAATTTCGCAGCAGGCGGATGTAACCTTCTCCTACAGCTCGCGCGCCTTTACCCCGGCCTCCAATATCAACATGATGGTTGTCGATAAACCGGTAAGGTTGGTGCTCAATAACCTGTTTCAAGGAGCGGTAAACTATAAGGTTAAGGGCCGCTATATTATTCTTACCGCCAACCACGATTTTGGGACTTCGCCAAGTTCAGTGGGTGCGCGGCGAACTATTGAGGGTTATATCACCGAACCTATATCGGGAAAAAAGTTAAGTGGGGTAACCATCTACGATAAACATTCTATGGCTTCGGCCATTACCAACGAGTATGGTTACTTTAAACTTACCATTCCCGAGGGTGAGTACTCTCCCGATGTAAAGGTTAGTAAGGCAGGCTACCTCGATATGGCCTTGCACCAAACCAAGGATGCCTTCAGCTTTATTGCGGTAAACCTCTCGCTCGATTCGCTTAAGCAATCGTTGGGAATGAAAAAAGATGGACCTAAGAGCGATACTCTTCGTTGGTTTCCCGAATGGCTAATTCCAAGAAGGCTATCGGTAAATACCCGTAATCTCTCGGATACCCTGTTTCGAAATGCGCAGGTTTCATTCTTACCCTATGCCGGAACAAATCAGTTGATAACGGGAAACGTAGAGATCAACTACTCCTTTAATGTGCTGGCGGGATACAATCAAGGCGTTCGGAAAGCGGAGCTTGGTGGAGTGCTGAATATTGTGCGGGATAGCGTTCGCTACGTGCAGGTGGCGGGTGTAGGCAACTTTGTGGGAAAAGGTATGCGCGGCGTTCAAGTAGCCGGCGTGTTCAATAAGACTCAGCGCATGGACGGGGTTCAGGTAGCCGGAGTATTGAATATTGTGCCGGAAGAGTCCCGATTTATACAGGTAAGTGGGGTTGGAAATATATCGCTAATGCATCACATTGGCGTTCAGCATGCCGGGGTATTCAATTTGGTAAATCGGCTCGATGGTGTTCAGTATGCTGGCATAGTAAATGTGGCCAAGATCGTAAGTGGTGTTCAGTTAGCTGGGATTTACAACCAGGCACGCTATATTAAGGGGGCACAGCTGGCCAGCGTGGTAAACTATGCCGATACGGTTTCGGGAGCGCAAATGAGTTTCATCGTAAATAGCGCAAAATACGTTAAGGGGATACAACTCGGACTGGTTAATATTTCAGATACCTGCAGCGGTGTGCCTATTGGACTATTCAGCTACGTAAAAAAAGGCTACCATAACCTAGAGATATCGGCCGATGAGGTTTTCTACGCAAACGTGGCCTACAGGAGCGGCGTAGCTGCGTTTCACTCCATCGTGTTTGCCGGGGTTAAACCGAAAACTTCCGCAGATCCCCTGCTTACATACGGTTTTGGAATGGGAACCACACACCATTTAACGCGCAAACTCTTTTTCGATGCCGATATTACCGCTCAGCAGATGCTTACAGCCGATAGTTACCTCGAAAATAGCCATCTCTACAAGGTTTATATGGGGATAGAACATAGGTTCTCGAACAATACTTCTCTTGCTGCTGGTGGAACATTCAATTTTATGGTTTTCGATTCCACCGATGCAGCGAGCGTGAAGCACCTATCCACACTCGCACCTTACACCATCCTTGATAAACCCAACGGGAAGGGTTACATTCATCAAACATGGCTTGGTTGGAAGGTGGCTTTTCGGTTTTACTAGAACCCGATGGTTCATTTGATAGAATGTAACGAAAATCGGCATAGAAGCATTCCTAAATTCAATATTCAGGAATATAGGCTTTTGTTTTAAATGATAAGAACTGTTTCAAAACGCGGAAAAGCCACCCTGAGGTGGCTTTTTTAGTGGCAACTGTTCGTCTATTACCTATTTGCTCTCCTGTTTGTTTCGGTAAACAAGGTTGTTTATCGTATAATCCTTACGCTTTTCAGGATTACTACGCTTATATATTATCTTCCCAAACTTATTTACCAACGAAACGATATCCATAAGTTCTTCTATTTGTGTTTTATTCTTCACCACAAGGTCTCTGCGTTCGTCGAGCTTATGTTTTTGCTCAAGGTTAGTTGCGGTAATCTTGTCGCGCAAATCGGTAATCTCTTTAGCAAACGTTTTTGGCATACCACCACCTTCAAGAGGTGCTTCGTTTTTCGCAATAGTATCGAGTGTAACCGAAATGCTTAGGGTAAATCCCTCTACGTGGCGGCGATTAATATGCTTGCGAACAGTATGTAAGTTAAAATCGCCAGGGTTGCTAACAAGGTTTTTTGTAGCAAATGCGATGAATCCTTCAAGCCGATTAATTTCA belongs to Williamwhitmania taraxaci and includes:
- a CDS encoding peptidase associated/transthyretin-like domain-containing protein, whose product is MRSVITYIKKLRFLFALIVSITVCQKAATAQSSTVPPLERTVNLNAMNAETRDVLNQISQQADVTFSYSSRAFTPASNINMMVVDKPVRLVLNNLFQGAVNYKVKGRYIILTANHDFGTSPSSVGARRTIEGYITEPISGKKLSGVTIYDKHSMASAITNEYGYFKLTIPEGEYSPDVKVSKAGYLDMALHQTKDAFSFIAVNLSLDSLKQSLGMKKDGPKSDTLRWFPEWLIPRRLSVNTRNLSDTLFRNAQVSFLPYAGTNQLITGNVEINYSFNVLAGYNQGVRKAELGGVLNIVRDSVRYVQVAGVGNFVGKGMRGVQVAGVFNKTQRMDGVQVAGVLNIVPEESRFIQVSGVGNISLMHHIGVQHAGVFNLVNRLDGVQYAGIVNVAKIVSGVQLAGIYNQARYIKGAQLASVVNYADTVSGAQMSFIVNSAKYVKGIQLGLVNISDTCSGVPIGLFSYVKKGYHNLEISADEVFYANVAYRSGVAAFHSIVFAGVKPKTSADPLLTYGFGMGTTHHLTRKLFFDADITAQQMLTADSYLENSHLYKVYMGIEHRFSNNTSLAAGGTFNFMVFDSTDAASVKHLSTLAPYTILDKPNGKGYIHQTWLGWKVAFRFY